The proteins below come from a single Conexivisphaerales archaeon genomic window:
- a CDS encoding APC family permease — translation MPKPDTSDSEMGLGEEAYGLKREIGVYGSFSMGYSDVGADIYVALGILALYAQAAAPIALLIAAVTYVTTGLTYAELASRYPVAGGGNYYATKAFGPIHGFMAGWGLMLDYTIDIALFGLATSGYVGAIVKTFFGTSVPLQQPYYGLIGASVIVVLMVLNIFGISYSSKLNEAVTAVSLATISILIIIGLYSAFMSDSFMNWTSQITPSLLTSQNFAYGITLAMASYIGIESISQAAEETKKPSKVIPKATKLSIVSVLVIALSLSFLTVSLIPWQVAASSPENPLYVLSSAYPVIGGILSIWVAFMGIWICTVSTNTGVVGVSRVTFSMGRLGLLPKEMARISRRFRTPYVTIITFSLIAILLILVNIFLPSAELLNLVASIYNFGALVAYMYVNLSAIKLRLEEQSNGYYRSPLNISILYRGRKVKISLIPIIGFVSCSAIWLILILLHPLGRELGVIWFMVGLLIFLLYRRKRGSTLLAAKKKIGQSNV, via the coding sequence TTGCCCAAGCCGGATACATCAGACTCAGAGATGGGTCTCGGGGAAGAAGCATATGGCCTGAAGAGAGAGATAGGTGTTTATGGTTCCTTCAGCATGGGTTATTCCGACGTAGGTGCTGACATCTACGTCGCTCTCGGAATCCTTGCTCTTTACGCACAGGCAGCAGCTCCCATAGCACTTTTGATTGCTGCAGTGACATATGTTACGACGGGCCTCACCTATGCAGAGCTGGCCTCAAGATACCCAGTTGCGGGAGGGGGCAACTACTATGCTACAAAGGCCTTCGGTCCGATTCATGGGTTCATGGCTGGATGGGGGCTTATGCTTGATTACACGATCGATATAGCTCTATTTGGGCTCGCAACATCAGGCTACGTCGGAGCGATAGTAAAGACATTCTTCGGTACATCTGTACCCCTTCAGCAGCCCTACTACGGATTGATAGGCGCGTCCGTGATTGTGGTGCTGATGGTTCTCAACATATTCGGGATAAGCTACTCCTCCAAGTTGAACGAAGCTGTAACCGCGGTAAGCCTTGCTACAATATCAATCCTGATAATAATCGGTCTTTACTCAGCTTTCATGTCAGATTCTTTTATGAATTGGACAAGTCAGATAACCCCAAGCCTGCTTACATCTCAGAACTTTGCTTATGGAATAACTCTAGCTATGGCTTCGTACATAGGAATAGAATCGATATCACAGGCAGCCGAAGAGACGAAGAAGCCTTCAAAGGTGATCCCAAAGGCCACCAAGCTATCAATTGTATCTGTCCTTGTCATAGCTCTATCCCTTTCTTTCCTGACCGTCTCTCTGATCCCTTGGCAGGTTGCTGCATCTTCACCCGAAAACCCTCTTTACGTACTCTCTTCAGCCTATCCTGTAATAGGGGGCATTCTCAGCATATGGGTGGCGTTTATGGGGATCTGGATATGCACTGTATCAACAAACACAGGGGTTGTGGGTGTCTCCAGGGTTACTTTTTCGATGGGAAGGCTAGGACTCCTACCTAAAGAAATGGCCAGGATAAGCAGGCGGTTCAGAACACCCTATGTAACAATCATCACCTTTTCACTCATAGCCATCCTGCTGATACTGGTCAACATCTTTCTCCCGTCTGCTGAACTTCTGAACCTTGTAGCCTCCATCTATAATTTCGGCGCTCTTGTTGCTTACATGTATGTCAACCTCTCAGCTATTAAGCTAAGGCTTGAAGAGCAATCAAACGGCTACTACAGGTCACCCTTGAACATCTCTATACTCTACAGGGGGAGAAAGGTGAAGATATCACTCATACCTATAATAGGCTTCGTTTCCTGTAGCGCCATCTGGCTGATTTTGATACTTCTTCACCCTCTTGGCAGAGAGCTGGGAGTGATTTGGTTCATGGTGGGACTGCTGATATTTCTGCTATACCGCAGGAAGAGAGGCTCTACTCTGCTTGCTGCCAAAAAGAAAATCGGACAGAGCAATGTGTGA
- a CDS encoding zinc metalloprotease HtpX, whose protein sequence is MAYSLLKLRLTMFGTLALVIGASTLFISLLLYLLGALSIFSVLVFVVLFNFVQWLVSPYMIEAMYRCKEVPYNQSPKLHEMVERVAASAHIQKPKIMYSPMKAPNAFAYGSPLGGSRVCITQGLLDNLKDDEIEAVLGHELGHLKHRDVQIMMFVSVLPTIFYWIGISLIWSGGYYGSNQRNGGNGAAIGFLALIVYFILNLLILGLGRQRELYADRHGAEVVQGGAEKLAVALAKLDAYSHGLKRTGSSSIQLSGFKSLMIIDPDNTAGINLANMSDEELVNYVASRRLTSGERFMELFSTHPNTVKRIRILKSLEQS, encoded by the coding sequence ATGGCCTACAGTTTATTGAAGCTAAGGCTGACCATGTTTGGAACGCTGGCACTCGTCATAGGTGCTTCGACGCTCTTCATATCACTTCTCCTTTACCTGCTTGGAGCTCTGAGCATATTCTCTGTCCTTGTCTTTGTAGTCCTCTTCAACTTCGTGCAATGGCTGGTCTCTCCGTACATGATTGAGGCTATGTACAGGTGCAAGGAAGTGCCTTACAACCAGTCGCCGAAGTTGCATGAAATGGTGGAAAGGGTCGCCGCTTCAGCCCACATACAAAAGCCCAAGATAATGTATTCTCCGATGAAGGCACCCAACGCTTTTGCCTACGGCTCTCCTCTGGGAGGTAGCAGAGTCTGCATAACCCAGGGTTTGCTCGACAATTTGAAGGACGACGAGATAGAAGCAGTCCTAGGTCATGAGTTAGGACATCTGAAGCACAGGGACGTTCAGATTATGATGTTCGTCTCCGTTCTTCCGACCATCTTCTACTGGATAGGCATATCGCTGATATGGTCCGGCGGATACTACGGGTCAAACCAGAGAAATGGCGGGAATGGTGCTGCAATAGGCTTCCTCGCTCTTATCGTCTATTTCATACTGAACCTTCTGATACTAGGCCTCGGCAGGCAAAGGGAGCTATACGCAGACAGGCATGGAGCCGAAGTCGTACAGGGAGGCGCTGAAAAACTGGCAGTTGCTCTGGCAAAGCTGGATGCGTATTCACACGGTTTGAAAAGGACAGGCTCATCTTCAATTCAGCTTTCAGGCTTCAAGAGTTTGATGATAATCGACCCAGACAATACAGCTGGCATCAACCTGGCAAACATGAGCGACGAAGAGCTGGTCAACTATGTTGCAAGCAGAAGACTGACATCAGGCGAAAGATTCATGGAACTCTTCTCAACTCATCCAAACACTGTAAAGAGGATAAGAATCCTCAAGTCGCTTGAGCAGAGCTAG